A segment of the Candidatus Bathyarchaeia archaeon genome:
GAGGACCTTCCAAACGGTTAAGCCGTTTCTGGATTGCACGGCCTTGGAGAACGTCATGATGGGGGCGATCTTCGGGAAGGGCGATGACATCGATGTAAAGGAGGCGAGGGATATTGCGCTCCAATGCCTAGACTTCGTGGGCCTCATGGATAAGAAGGATGTGGTCGCCAAGAACCTAAACATAGTGGAGAGGAAGTTCGTTGAAATCGCTAGGGCCTTGGCAACTAGGCCGAGGATAGTCCTTTTGGATGAGCCCTTGGCCGGATTGAACCCAATGGAGATAATGGACGCTTGCAAATTGGTTAGGAGGATCAGGGATGAGTTCAATGTGACCGTTTTCTGGGTTGAACACGTCATGAGGGCCATGATGGAAACCGCCGAGAGGGTGATCGTTTTGCATTACGGCGAGAAGATAGCCGAGGGGAAGCCCTCGGAGATCTCAAGGGATAGGAGGGTCGTGGAAGCCTACTTGGGCGAGGAGGCCATTCCCGGGTGATCATTTTTGTTGGAAATAAGGGATTTGGAGGTCGGTTATGGGGAGCTAACGATCCTCGAGGGCATAAACTTCCAAGCCAAGGATGGCGAGCTCATAGCTATGATAGGGGCGAACGGGGCGGGCAAGACGACCCTGCTCAAAACCATAGCCGGCCTCATCCCACCGAGGAGGGGGGAGATCGTTTATGATGGCGAAAGGATCGACCACCTCCCGCCGCATAAGAGGGTGGGCATGGGCATAGTCTACGTGCCGGAGGGCAAGCGGCCCTTTCCATATCTCACGGTCAAGGAGAACTTGGAGCTCGGGGCCTTCAATCCAAGGGCTAGGGGTGAGCTATTGAAAAAGCTCGAGTACGTCTATGGGCTCTTCCCGATCCTCAAGGATCGGAGCGATCAATTGGCGATCACGTTGAGCGGGGGCGAGCAGCAAATGCTCGCCATAGCGAGGGGCCTCATGTCCAATCCAAAGCTCTTAATGCTTGACGAACCATCCTTTGGCTTGGCTCCAAAGATCGTGGCAAGCATATTCGATGTTATCGATAAACTCCATAGGGAGTTGGAGTTGACGGTGATTCTGGTGGAGCAAAACGCTAGGCGCGCTTTGGAGATGGCGGATAGGGCCTATGTCTTGGAAACCGGGCGAATCGTTCTCGAGGGAGCTGGCAAGGAGCTTTTACAGGACGATAGGGTGAGGAGGGCCTATTTGGGGATTTGAATTATCTCATTCCCCTTCGAAAGCCCGCGAAGGCCCTACTTAGATGATAATACACGCCGCCCGGCATGAACCTGACCACGAGTATTATCAAGATGCCGTAGATGATGAGGTGAGCACCGGCGTATCCCCCTCCCAAGAGGGCCAAAATCGCTTGCCTCAATGAGAGCAGAATTATCGCCCCGATCACTGGGCCTATGAATACCCCGGTCCCGCCCACGAGCGCGACTATCAATATTTCCTCGGACCTCTCAACCGTGAGTATTATGTCCGGCCTTATATAGCCGGTGAGTTGCGCGAAAAAGGTTCCGCCTATGGCCGTGAAGAACGCGCTCATCAAAAGGGCCATCATCTTATACCTGAACGGATAAATCCCTATGGAGGCGGCCGCCTCCTCCTCCCCCCTCACCGCCCTTAGGGCCATGCCGAGCTTGGAGTTTTCGATCGAGTAAGAAATGGCCGAGAGCATCAGGAGCATTAAGAGGGCCATCAAGCACCAATGAAATATATCATCAAATTGAAAGAGCAAAGCCGATCTGGTTATCGGTAGCAGGAGCCCGAGGGCACCCCCGGTCAAAAAATCCAACTTGAGCATGACCAACCTCACGATCTCCGCTACCGCTATCGTGGCCAATGCAAAATACACGCCCCTGAGCCGAAGCGTAGGATAGCCAATCGCCAAGGCCAAAAGGACCGCGGCGGCACCTCCAGCGAACATGCCGATCCAAGGGCTTATGCCGTGATTAAGGAACAAGATCGTTGAGGTATAAGCGCCCATCCCTAGGAAGGCGGAATGCCCGAACGAGAGGAGGCCGGCGTAGCCCCAAACTATGTTCCAACATTGCGCCAGATAAGCCCAAAAGAATATGAGAGTTATTACATAGACCACATAGGTCTGGCCGGCAAGCCTGAAGAGTAGGGGTATCGCCAATCCTGGGGCAGCCATAAACGCCAATTTCTTCACCAAAGGGAAGCCCATCTGGACCACCGATCCCCTCAAGCCCTCCTACCCATCAGGCCCCTAGGCCTTAAGTACAATATCGAGAGGAAGACCGCATAGACCAATATATAACCATAAGCCGCGCCAAGCGCCAAGCTACCCAAGCCCTCAAGGACGCCCACGATGAGCCCTGCTATGAGGAGGCCCTTGAAGCTGCCCAATCCCCCCAGTACCACTATTACAAAGCATATCAGGCTCCAAGTAAGGCCAACGTAAGGGTAAACGTAGTAAAAGGTTCCGATCAAGGTGCCCGCGATCCCGGTCGAAATCCCGGCTAGGATCAACGTAAGCGTCCTCGTCCTTACGACGTCTATGCCCACGAGCCCCGCCACCTCCGGATCGCCTATGAGATCCGACGTCGCCAAGATGGCCTTGCCTATTAGCGCGCCCTTGAAGAATAAGTAGATGAGCGTTATGGCCGAGATCGATATAGCGAACGCCATGAGATGCGCCAAGGATAACCTTACCGGTCCCATGCCCAAAGCGGTTTCCACGTACCAATTGGGTGTATTCCGGGGGGTGGATTTCCAAAGGGCTTGGGTGACCCCTATCATTATGGACGAGAGCCCCAATGTGGATAGTATCGTGGCGGTCGCCCCGCCCTTCAGCACAGGCTCCACGAGATGCCTTTGCGATAGAAATCCCATCAAGCCCCCAAACGCGATGTTGAGGGGCATCGCGAGGTAGGGATCGAGGCCGAAGAGCACCGTGAGCCAATGGGTCAAATACATCGAGATCATGATCCATTCCCCATGCGCGAAGTTTATGACATGCATTATGCCCCAAGCCAGCCCGAGGCCCAAGGAGGCCAGCGCGTATACGCCCCCCAATATCAAGCCGAAGATCAGGATCTGAGGCAAGACATCTAACATGGCGCTTCGAAGCCTATAGGGGCGGGATTGGTATAAAAATTTGTAGAGCCTCATAACCCTTTGGGAGCCATTCCGCAGATCATTAAGGCGCCAAAAGCTTTTATTCGCGGGAGGCCTGGATCCACAATGGGTGCCATCCTAATTGAATGGAGAAGAATATTTCATCCCTACGGTCAAGAGGATGTTTAAGGACCCGATGATCGCCGCTGAGGGGGAGGGCGCCATCGTTAGGGATTCGGAGGGGAGGGAATACATAGACCTCATGTCCGAACATGGGGTCAACTTCATCGGCCATAGGAACGCAGAGGTCGTGAAGGCCATAAAGGATCAGGCGGACAAACTCATATTCATGTCGACCGATATAGCAACGGCCCCGGCCTTGGAGCTGGCCAAAAGGCTCGCCGAGATCGCCAAGCCCTTGGATCGCTGCTATTTCCTGAACGCGGGCGCCGAGGCCGTGGAATGCGCCATATATTTGGCGAGGAAGCATAAGGGCCGTTATGAAATAATGGGGCTCTACGGGGCCTTCCACGGCAGGACCTACGGGGCTAGGAGCCTCGTCGGATGGTCGGGATATAAGAAGGGCATGGGGCCCTACCTGCCCGGCGTATCGCTACTCCCGTCCTACTATTGTTACCGGTGCAGCTTCGGCCTCGAGTACCCGGGCTGCGGCCTCCAATGCGCGAAGATCTTGGAGGATGCGATCAAATACCAGAGCTCAGGAGATATCGCGGCCTTCATAGCGGAGCCTATCCAAGGGACGGCTGGCAACATACCAGCCCCGGATGGATACTTCAGGGAAGTGAAGAAGATACTCGATGCGAATGACATACTCTTCATCGACGACGAGGTCTTCACGGGCTTCGGGAGGACTGGGAAGATATTCTGCATAGAGCATCACGGCGTGCAGCCCGACATAATCACATGCGGGAAGGCGATGGGCGGCGGGATGCCCATATCGGCCGTCTTGACCAACGAGAACGTAGCGAAGGCATTCGCGGTCGACGCCATGATGTACTTCACAACCTTCGGCAGCCACCCGATATCATGCGCCGCGGCCCTCGCCTCGATAAACGTGATATTGAGGGATAGGCTCCACGAGCGGGCTGCAAGGCTTGGGGAGTATTTCATGAAGCGCCTCAGGGAATTGGCAGCGAAACACGAGCTGATAGGGGACGTCAGGGGTAAGGGGCTGATGATAGGCGTCGAATTGGTGAAGGATCGAAGGACTAAGGAGCCAGCGAGGGAGGAGTCGAGGAAGCTTAGGGAGGAGTGCAGGAGGAGGGGCGCGATAGTCCCTGCGGGGCAGGGGTGGCTCGGGAACGTGATAAGGATGTATCCTCCGGCGGTCATCACGGAGGAGCAAATAGATAAATCCATCGAGATATTGGACGAATCCCTCAAGGCGATATCCTAGAGGCCCCTAGGTGCGCGCTCCTCAATTACCGCGCTTCGAAAAAGCCCCTTTTATTGAGGATGCATATGAAAGTGTTGGTGACGGGCGGATTCGGCTTCATAGGTTGGCACATTTCCCAAGAGTTTTCCTCTAGGGGGGATGATGTTGCCGCGATCTCCAGAAATCCACCTCCGAATGCGGGCATCGGGATCAAGGCCATTAGGGGCGACATTTCTCATCTCTCCGACGTAATCGGCGCCCTCAAGGATTCCGGCGCGGAACTCATCGTCCACTCCGCCGCCCTTTTAACCTCCGAATCCCAAAGGAACCCAGCGCTTTCATTCGAGGTGAACGTTAAGGGAACCTTGAACGTGCTGGAGGCCGCTAGGTTGATGGACCTCCATCGGGTAATTTTCATCAGCTCAACGGCCGTTTATGGTATCACGAAGGAAGGTGAGCTCGTGGGCGAGGATTATCCGAAGAATCCGGTAACGCTCTACGGGGCCCAAAAATTGTTCGGCGAGCATTTGGGCGAAAACTATCGGATCAATTATGGGCTATCCTTCATAGCCCTAAGGCTCCCGATCGTCTATGGGCCCGGGCAGAGCCAGAGGGGCTTCAGCGCCTTCAAGGAGATCGTCGAGAAGCCCCTGCTTGGGGAGAGGGCGGTCGTGAAGATAGGCGGCGATCAGAAGTACGATGCCGTATATGTAAAGGATGTCGCTAGGTCCGTTTGGCTGGCCTCCCGGGCGAAGGATCCGCGCCATTCCGCCTTCAACATAGGCGCGGGCATTCAATGCACCCTATGGGATTTGGCGGAGATCGTTAAGAGCTATATCCCGAATGCGTTGATCGAGATCGGGCCCGGCTTCGATATCGCCGAGCCAATAAGGGGCCCCTTGGATTTGAGGAGGGCCAAAGATGAACTTGGTTACGTCCCAACCTATGATCTGGAAAGGGGAGTTAGGGATTACATAGAAAAGATTTCCGGGAAACGCATTGGCTAGGATCCCCTTGAAACATCCATATTGGCGTTGCAAGCAATGGGCCCTCGTGAAAAACGCAAGGCCCCTCATTTATTAACAGTCTCATCTTTTCGTATATTTGGGCCGGGTGCAATATCGTTCGAAGAGGCCGAGATCCTCAGGGAGAGGGCCGAAGCCTTCCTGAGGAACGCGGAGAGGCTAGCGAAGGAGAGAATCCAGGATCTGGCCGCTTTCAACGTAGAGCAGTATTGCCGGCTCCTCTTGAAGTATAAGCTCCTCGTCAAGACCGGGACGTATCCTAGAACGCATTCGATCATAAGGCTCCTCCGGGAGCTCTCCGCGATCTCCCCCGCCCTTCGGCCCTTGCTCGAGGATGCCGATAACATTTTATACCTGACCAAAATTGAGGATGCGTATATAGGATCGAGATATCTCCCTAGGCGCTATGAGGAGAGCGAAGTCAAGGGCATGCTGAGGTTCGCCAAGGGAGTATTCAAGGGCCTTGTCGAAGGAATTTAAAGCGTATTTGGAATCGGGCAGGAGGGCGCTGGAGCGGCTTGGGAGATATGGGGAGGTGGCCAAAAGGGTAAAGGGCATCGTGGAGGGCCATTGGGGCGATGCCAAGGCCTACGCGTTCGGGTTGGCCCTCGAGGGCAAGTATACGGCCGCCAGCGATATAGACGTACTGGTGGTCGTCGATGGCGTGGATAAGGAGGAGGCCCGAAGGCTCAAGGCCGAGGTATACGGGGCCATTGACGCGCCGAGAGCTCCACGTGGCATCGAGCGATGAGTTCGAGCGCTGGTATAGGAGGTTCGTAGAAAAACTGGAGGAGATCCGCTAAGCCCATTCCCAGTCGCGCGGCGGGATCGGGGGAACCTGGGCCACGCGCTCATTCACGTTGCCTCGGGCAGGGTACCACGAGGACCGGTATGCCCGAATATCTGATAACTCCCTCGGCCGTGCTCCCGAGCAGGGATCTGGATCCGTGGGATCCCTTGGTCCCCATGACGATCATATCGGCCCCGATCCTCCTCGAGGCCCTCACTATCTCGTTGAACGGTATTCCCCTTTCGATGTGGGCTACGACCCTCACGCCAAGCCCGGATCCGACCTTGGAGGCATCGGAGAGGATCGCCTCGCCCTCCTCCTCGAACCCCCTCTCCGTCTCCCGGGCCTCGTCTTGGCGGCCCTGGCCCTCCAAAGCCCATATGACGGCCTCATTCACCACGTATACGACGTGTACCTCGGAGCCATAGGCCCTCGCAATCGCGAAGGCATATCGCATGGCGGTCTTCGAGCAATCCGATCCGTCCAAAGGCAATAGGATCCTCCTCAACCCAAACCGCTCAAGGGGTTCGGATGGGCTAAATGTGGCGGCCAATCCAATGCACCCAACGCCCTTGTCGGGCGAACTTTGATTTAAAGCCTTTCAGCGAGGCCGAATGGATTTGGAAGCCCTCCGAGATTCAAACGATCGATGCCACATCCCTTCGCTCATCTCAGCTCCCTCCTGTATATCCATTCCCCCCTCTCGCCATCATGCCCGACCCTCACGAACCCGATCTTTTCATGGAATTTCATTGAGGCCGTATTGAAATCGTAAATCTCCGCTATTAGATGGGTAACCCCCAGCCCCTTCACGTACTCGGCTATGAGGTTGAAGGCCTCGGTCGCGCATCCCCTATTCCGGAACGATCTCTCGGCTATCATTATCCCGAATTTCGCATCCCCGCCCCTCAAATCAACGCTGACATCCCCGATGGGCCTCCCGGACCCTTTATCGATTATTATGTACTCGATGAACTTATCGTCATCGGTCCATCTCCTATGGCGATCCAATACGCCCTCTAAGGATAGGCTCTCCTCCCCCGCCATTTTCAAAATTTCGGGATCCCTCAGCCATCTGAAGTAATCCTCGGCGTACTCCTCCTTGAATGCCGTGAGGATTACCTTCTCCCCCTCCAGATCGGGTAGGCCCCTCATTTCGAATACCTCTCCAAAGCGCAATCCATGATGCCCTTTATGAAATCTGGGTAACTCATCCCCGCGCAACTCGCCATCTTGAATAGGCCGCCCTTGCGGCTTATATCGGGGTTGGCGTTAACGTCGATGACGTATGGTTCGCCATTTGCATCCACCCTGAAATCCACTCTCCCATAATCCCTTATATCAAAAATTTTTGAGATCTTGAGGACAGCCTCTCTTATCCTTTCCTCCAAATCTTTCGATATCTTTGCTGGGATTGATGGCGCGCTTTGCTCATACTCCAAGCTATCCTCATCCCATTTCGCCTCATAGGTGAGGATCTTCGGTTTATCCCTGTAATATTCCCCATACACGATTTCCTCGATGGGCAGGACCTTCCTCCGCTCATTGCCGATGAACCCAGCCGTTATTTCCCTGCCCTCTATGTACTGCTCCGCATAAGCCGTCCCGTTCTCGATCCTTGTCCCCAACCTCTTCCTCATCTGATCCCCATCGTATATGATGGAATCGAAGGATATGTGTAAGCTGTCGTGCTCCAAGGGGGATTTTAGGATCACGGGGTACTCCATGCGATCCAAATCCGCTGAAGGGTTCCCTTCGATTATATAAAACCTTGGAACGCGAATCCCATGATATAGCATTATCTGCTTGGACAAGGCCTTATTATTCGTCACGCTCAAAGAAAAATAGTTCGAACCCGTATAAGGGATGCCCATCCAATCTAGGATCGCGGCTACATGGGGCTCATATTCCCCTATATTGCACATATTCAACACAATATCCGGGCGCTCTTCCTTCAATTTGCCAATGAAATCCAAACGGCCATCCAAAAAAACGTCGCAACATTCCATTCCCAAGCCCTCGAGGCATTCCATTACGTCCTCCTTCGTTTCAATGGCGTTCGAGATTATGGGATCGATTCCGGCTAGGGTTTCATCCCCCTGATGCAATAGGGCGACCTTCATTTCGTGGCCTTCCCTTTAGGGCATGTTTCAAACCTTTAATTTAGGCTTTTTAACGCTTGCGAAATGATTGAGTATGGATGCATATTTGTTCAAATGAATATATGGTCTAGTCTTTACGCCTGGAAAAGTTTACTTATTAATGTATAGAAAGTTGGGAAGCGCTCCCGACTTAAATCCCTATATTGAGCAAGATATTGAGCAAGGGACTAATCGCCATCCCGAAAATCTTGGACCGGACCGTGGCATCAATCCATCCTTATCTCCGTGCCCACGTGATAATACTTCCCATCCGCCAACTTGACCCATTTCGGCTCCCCCTTGGACAAAATCTTCGTCCCCAAGAAGACGGCCATTTGCAGCGCGCCATCGAGCGTGAGGAAGATGGGTATATAGGGCAACAGCTTCGCCTTGCCGACCTTCAACAATCCAAGGGCCAAGGCGGAGTACGTGAGCAAAAGGGGCGCCGCGAGGGCCAAACCGTGAACCGTTAATGGCCCATTGGAGGCGCTATGCGAAGATGCCAATATGAAATAGATGAGGGATAGAAGCGCCATGGCTTGCATCGACATCGGGAGGGCGCCGAGCATCTTATCCATCCTCCCCCTGCCGCTCACGAGCTTTCGGAGGCTGAAGGAGTACCACCTCCTCCGCTGGCGTATGTATTGGCGCAGATCCTCGACCTCCTCCTGCCAAACGTGCGCATCGGCGGCGGCTATCCTCCACCCCCTCTCATATAGCCTAAGGGTCATCTCGTAATCCTCTATTAGGCCACTCCCGTGGCTCCGATCGACGCTCTCCCAAGCCGACCTCCTCAAGGCGTAATTGGCTCCGCATAAGGGCTGGAAATCGCTGATCTTGATCTTCCCCGATCTCCCGAGGACGCATATGTTGTATCCCCATTCGTCCTCTATGGCGCGGAGCTTCGTGAACAGGTTCTTATGGTAGTTTCCGCAATGGGTTATGCCCGCGACGGCTCCAACCCTTTGATCCTTGAACGGCTGCACGATCTTCCTCAACCAGCCCCTTTCGCACACCCCGTCGGGGTCGGTTAGTGCGATTATCTCCCCCTTGGCAACCCTCTCTATCGCTTGATCCAAGACCGGGGCCTTCCTGTCGTAAGCCCTTGAAGGCCTATAATACTTGATCAGGCCCCGCCTTTCGTACTCGAGGCAGATATCGGCCGTTTCGTCCGTGGAATCGTTATCGTAGATTATGACCTCGAACCTATCCTTCGGGTAATCCTGCTCCAAGAAATTCCTTATCTTCCTCTCTATGACGTTCCCCGACTGCCATGCATAGGCCATTAAGCTCACCGTTGGGAAGAACTCGTCCCCGTGCTCCGGCCTCTTCGCGTTCCATACGATGACCAAGTAGAAGAGGGAGGCGATCAGGAAGATGGAACCGATTATGCCGATTAGGATTTTGGAGATTTCGAGGGGTGGGGCCATACGCCCTCTTTTATCGCCTCGCAAAATTTAACGCTTTTCAATGAAGCTCCCCGGGCTCCGCTCGGCTAGCCCACGAGGGCCCTTCATCCATGGCTCTGAAATTAAGAAAATTACGAATGATTAATCGCCCCCGCCTCATAAAGCTGCCCCCGAGCTTCCCAATACTTATCGCCGAGGGGCTGGGGGGTGAAGGGGGTCCTCCGCCGAAAGGTCGGGGATCATCCACCTCTATCGGCTGGCGGCCACCTCCTTGGCCCTCGACGCGATCGCGTCGCCCACTTCGCTCGTGGATGAGGACCCCCCGAGGTCCGGCGTCCTGACCCTGCCCTCCTTGAGCACGGCCTTCACGGCCTCCTCGACCACTTCGGCGGCCTTCGCCTCGCCCAAGAACTCCAGCATCAGGCCGCCGGCCAATATGGTGGCCACCGGGTTTGCCCTGCCCAAGCCCTTATACTTCGGAGCCGAGCCGTGGATCGGTTCGAACATCGAGGTTCCGCTCGGGTTTATGTTGGCCCCCGCTGCTACCCCGAGCCCGCCTTGGATCATGGCCCCTAGGTCGGTTATTATATCGCCGAACATGTTCGGAGCAACGACCACTTGGAACCACTCCGGGTTCTTGACGAACCACATTGTTATGGCGTCGACGTAAGCGTACTCCGTCTGTATATCCGGGTAATCGGCCCTCACCCTTTCGAAGACTTCCCTCCAAAGGCCGTAGACCTCCGTCAGGACATTGGCCTTGTCGACGCTCGTCACCTTCGAGCGACCCAAGCGCTTGCAGCGCTCGAACGCATATCTTATGACCCTCTCGGCTCCGGCCCTGCTTATGACCATGAGCTGATAGGCTATCTCATCGTGGTCCGAGTCGATATCGAGGCCGAACTTCACCTTGTAAAGCTCTCGCTTGAGCTCATGCTCGATCCGGCTCCTGCCCCTGAGTACCTTGGACCCAATGCCGACGTAGGCATCCTCGGTATTCTCCCTGACGACATCGAAGTTCACGTCCTTAGGCCCTTTATCCTTTAGGGGCGTTGGGACGCCCTCGTATAGCTTCACCGGCCTGAGGTTGATGTATTCATCGAAATAGAAGCGGATGGCCAATAGGATGCCCTTCTCCAAGAGCCCGGGCGGGCATCTGGGATCCCCCACCGCCCCCATGTAGATGGCCTTGTAGGCCGATAGGGCCTTGAGGGAATCCTCGGAGAGGAGCTCCCCCGTGGCTAAGTAATGATCGGCCCCATAGGGCATATCGATCCAGTTCAGCTCGAAGCCCATCGCCTCCGAGACGGCGTCGAGGACCTTCTTGCCCTCTCGGATGACCTCCGGGCCTATCCCATCGCCGGCTATGACGGGTATATCATACGAGACCATGGATGGGCACCAACGGGGCCTGATAGCGCCCCTGAGGCAATTTAAAGATGGCGATGGCGCACGGCCCAAATGGCAAGGCTAAAATCCGATTGGGGAGGGATTCGCTACGGCTTGGGGAAGATCAAGACATCGGGCGATAGGGCTTATGGGCATGTGGAATACTTGGCCGAAACCATAGGGCCTAGGCCATCCGGATCGAGGCGCGCCCTCGATGCCGCTAAGTACATCCGCGAGGAGCTCGATCGATGCGGCCTCGAGGTCCAAACGGATCCCCTCAGGCCCTTGGTCTTCGCCCATGGGCGATCCCATGTGGAGGTCTTGGG
Coding sequences within it:
- a CDS encoding ABC transporter ATP-binding protein, coding for MLEGIGITKYFGGLAALKEVNFSLKEGEILGLIGPNGAGKSTLFNIINGFIRPTSGIVRLGDVELTKLKPHQICMLGIGRTFQTVKPFLDCTALENVMMGAIFGKGDDIDVKEARDIALQCLDFVGLMDKKDVVAKNLNIVERKFVEIARALATRPRIVLLDEPLAGLNPMEIMDACKLVRRIRDEFNVTVFWVEHVMRAMMETAERVIVLHYGEKIAEGKPSEISRDRRVVEAYLGEEAIPG
- a CDS encoding ABC transporter ATP-binding protein, which translates into the protein MLEIRDLEVGYGELTILEGINFQAKDGELIAMIGANGAGKTTLLKTIAGLIPPRRGEIVYDGERIDHLPPHKRVGMGIVYVPEGKRPFPYLTVKENLELGAFNPRARGELLKKLEYVYGLFPILKDRSDQLAITLSGGEQQMLAIARGLMSNPKLLMLDEPSFGLAPKIVASIFDVIDKLHRELELTVILVEQNARRALEMADRAYVLETGRIVLEGAGKELLQDDRVRRAYLGI
- a CDS encoding branched-chain amino acid ABC transporter permease is translated as MRGSVVQMGFPLVKKLAFMAAPGLAIPLLFRLAGQTYVVYVITLIFFWAYLAQCWNIVWGYAGLLSFGHSAFLGMGAYTSTILFLNHGISPWIGMFAGGAAAVLLALAIGYPTLRLRGVYFALATIAVAEIVRLVMLKLDFLTGGALGLLLPITRSALLFQFDDIFHWCLMALLMLLMLSAISYSIENSKLGMALRAVRGEEEAAASIGIYPFRYKMMALLMSAFFTAIGGTFFAQLTGYIRPDIILTVERSEEILIVALVGGTGVFIGPVIGAIILLSLRQAILALLGGGYAGAHLIIYGILIILVVRFMPGGVYYHLSRAFAGFRRGMR
- a CDS encoding branched-chain amino acid ABC transporter permease — protein: MLDVLPQILIFGLILGGVYALASLGLGLAWGIMHVINFAHGEWIMISMYLTHWLTVLFGLDPYLAMPLNIAFGGLMGFLSQRHLVEPVLKGGATATILSTLGLSSIMIGVTQALWKSTPRNTPNWYVETALGMGPVRLSLAHLMAFAISISAITLIYLFFKGALIGKAILATSDLIGDPEVAGLVGIDVVRTRTLTLILAGISTGIAGTLIGTFYYVYPYVGLTWSLICFVIVVLGGLGSFKGLLIAGLIVGVLEGLGSLALGAAYGYILVYAVFLSILYLRPRGLMGRRA
- a CDS encoding aspartate aminotransferase family protein, encoding MNGEEYFIPTVKRMFKDPMIAAEGEGAIVRDSEGREYIDLMSEHGVNFIGHRNAEVVKAIKDQADKLIFMSTDIATAPALELAKRLAEIAKPLDRCYFLNAGAEAVECAIYLARKHKGRYEIMGLYGAFHGRTYGARSLVGWSGYKKGMGPYLPGVSLLPSYYCYRCSFGLEYPGCGLQCAKILEDAIKYQSSGDIAAFIAEPIQGTAGNIPAPDGYFREVKKILDANDILFIDDEVFTGFGRTGKIFCIEHHGVQPDIITCGKAMGGGMPISAVLTNENVAKAFAVDAMMYFTTFGSHPISCAAALASINVILRDRLHERAARLGEYFMKRLRELAAKHELIGDVRGKGLMIGVELVKDRRTKEPAREESRKLREECRRRGAIVPAGQGWLGNVIRMYPPAVITEEQIDKSIEILDESLKAIS
- a CDS encoding NAD(P)-dependent oxidoreductase, which translates into the protein MKVLVTGGFGFIGWHISQEFSSRGDDVAAISRNPPPNAGIGIKAIRGDISHLSDVIGALKDSGAELIVHSAALLTSESQRNPALSFEVNVKGTLNVLEAARLMDLHRVIFISSTAVYGITKEGELVGEDYPKNPVTLYGAQKLFGEHLGENYRINYGLSFIALRLPIVYGPGQSQRGFSAFKEIVEKPLLGERAVVKIGGDQKYDAVYVKDVARSVWLASRAKDPRHSAFNIGAGIQCTLWDLAEIVKSYIPNALIEIGPGFDIAEPIRGPLDLRRAKDELGYVPTYDLERGVRDYIEKISGKRIG
- a CDS encoding HEPN domain-containing protein, producing MGPREKRKAPHLLTVSSFRIFGPGAISFEEAEILRERAEAFLRNAERLAKERIQDLAAFNVEQYCRLLLKYKLLVKTGTYPRTHSIIRLLRELSAISPALRPLLEDADNILYLTKIEDAYIGSRYLPRRYEESEVKGMLRFAKGVFKGLVEGI
- a CDS encoding nucleotidyltransferase domain-containing protein, whose amino-acid sequence is MSKEFKAYLESGRRALERLGRYGEVAKRVKGIVEGHWGDAKAYAFGLALEGKYTAASDIDVLVVVDGVDKEEARRLKAEVYGAIDAPRAPRGIER
- a CDS encoding universal stress protein, producing MAATFSPSEPLERFGLRRILLPLDGSDCSKTAMRYAFAIARAYGSEVHVVYVVNEAVIWALEGQGRQDEARETERGFEEEGEAILSDASKVGSGLGVRVVAHIERGIPFNEIVRASRRIGADMIVMGTKGSHGSRSLLGSTAEGVIRYSGIPVLVVPCPRQRE
- a CDS encoding GNAT family N-acetyltransferase; this translates as MRGLPDLEGEKVILTAFKEEYAEDYFRWLRDPEILKMAGEESLSLEGVLDRHRRWTDDDKFIEYIIIDKGSGRPIGDVSVDLRGGDAKFGIMIAERSFRNRGCATEAFNLIAEYVKGLGVTHLIAEIYDFNTASMKFHEKIGFVRVGHDGERGEWIYRRELR
- a CDS encoding glycosyltransferase family 2 protein, with the translated sequence MAPPLEISKILIGIIGSIFLIASLFYLVIVWNAKRPEHGDEFFPTVSLMAYAWQSGNVIERKIRNFLEQDYPKDRFEVIIYDNDSTDETADICLEYERRGLIKYYRPSRAYDRKAPVLDQAIERVAKGEIIALTDPDGVCERGWLRKIVQPFKDQRVGAVAGITHCGNYHKNLFTKLRAIEDEWGYNICVLGRSGKIKISDFQPLCGANYALRRSAWESVDRSHGSGLIEDYEMTLRLYERGWRIAAADAHVWQEEVEDLRQYIRQRRRWYSFSLRKLVSGRGRMDKMLGALPMSMQAMALLSLIYFILASSHSASNGPLTVHGLALAAPLLLTYSALALGLLKVGKAKLLPYIPIFLTLDGALQMAVFLGTKILSKGEPKWVKLADGKYYHVGTEIRMD
- a CDS encoding isocitrate/isopropylmalate family dehydrogenase → MVSYDIPVIAGDGIGPEVIREGKKVLDAVSEAMGFELNWIDMPYGADHYLATGELLSEDSLKALSAYKAIYMGAVGDPRCPPGLLEKGILLAIRFYFDEYINLRPVKLYEGVPTPLKDKGPKDVNFDVVRENTEDAYVGIGSKVLRGRSRIEHELKRELYKVKFGLDIDSDHDEIAYQLMVISRAGAERVIRYAFERCKRLGRSKVTSVDKANVLTEVYGLWREVFERVRADYPDIQTEYAYVDAITMWFVKNPEWFQVVVAPNMFGDIITDLGAMIQGGLGVAAGANINPSGTSMFEPIHGSAPKYKGLGRANPVATILAGGLMLEFLGEAKAAEVVEEAVKAVLKEGRVRTPDLGGSSSTSEVGDAIASRAKEVAASR